A region of the Vigna unguiculata cultivar IT97K-499-35 chromosome 9, ASM411807v1, whole genome shotgun sequence genome:
ATGTATATAGGTTTAAACATAAAATGAGGTATAAAAAAgacaagaaataatttaaaagaagatAGATTAATTCAGTTTTCTTAGAAATTTTAGGGGTATAATGTCaactttttctcattttataatTCTACAACAATTTAAAACTATTCCTGGGGAATTTCTCTATCAAGTACTTTACGTGTCATTGGAAACACTATTTAGCTTTGAGGTCATCCATTCACTAACAAAATTGTTCTGTGATGTTAGTACATAGAATGTTAAAAATGACTGCCTTTTCTTAATgtgaaaattttcttcatttctgCAGGTTTATTACATGCTGGACAATAATGGGCGATTGCTGAACTTCTCTGGCTGTGGTAATTTTATATCTTGGTCTAACCATTAAGATTCTATCCTTGTAGCTTTATTCATACAAATTTACAACTGCATACACCTATTTTTAAGTTATactattgaaatattttgttgttttttctattttaatttgattagactTGTCAATTTGACTCATGACCTACTCATCAACTCCAACCCACTCTTAAAATAACCTTTTTAGTGACCCACTTGAAAAAGCCACAACCCTCACATACAATGTGTTAGGTTCAGGGTTAAAGTCGATTTAGTCCACTACTGAGACTACATCAAGGGAAATAATTGACATCACAATATTAATTTGCAATTCTAAACTGCATCATTGAGTGATTTCAACTTTGAATGTACACAAGAAATTAGACAACTCTGCTTCATGTGCTACTTTGAAAAGAAGTAATTACTGTTTTTTTGGTGTTATATTCATTTTGAAAAGAGAAgcaatattttgatttaatagttttatttactGTCcttctaaaatacaaaattattactTTTGATCTTATAAAATTGGTacgtttttattttgattaggTAGAACATTTctttatagattttatttttttcaaaatctaaaatctctatttttgttttttaaattcattttaacataaatgatatttatattacgAATTAAAAGATCTCATTTTTGTACTATAGAAATTAGCATGGGGATTAAAATATAAGGACATTCTATTGATACAGTATCTACAAATTATAATGCAAGAAAGTGTCTCCTCAAAACATAAATTGAGTACATATATTAATGTGCCAAACAAAATTcacttacaaaaataataactatgATCATGCAACtgatttttgtattaaaatcgAGCCTATTtcgatataaaattaaaactatgtataaaatgataattagtGCTGCCTTCATTGACAAATGAAAACCAACAGTTGTTTTTGTGCCACAATTCACAAAAACGAAATCCATTGTCTTGAAATGAATTCTTCTACTCTTTCATACAGCTAAACTAAATTGTAGAATGTAAAAAATGTGGCGACAATATGTTGCACCTATAATCATGTTTTCCGTAACTTCAAAACAAATTTCCAACTAACTTTAAAATTCAACCCACGAAAAAATGTTCAGGGGCGAAAAATCCAGTCAAATTTGGGAGATCCACTATTATTTTTAAggaatattttttagtttaaaaaaattggtccCTGGACTGGCACTTGTCCAAAGGGCTTGTGGGCATTTTGGTCCCATTAGCTTTTTTGGCTGTGTTCCACTTGGATTAGGATCAATCCCTGTTTTCTGGGCTAAATTTGATGTTGTCTATGCATGTGTTGGCACTTGCTCTCCCTTAATGGGTAGAAAATCAGCCAACCATGAATTTGAAGAATGGGCTGCACAATTTATATGGTATGAAAAAGTACAATGGCTGTTGGTATAACATGGACAAATAGGAAACAAAAGTACTTGCTTGTAGGAATGAGAAAAGCACGTAATAGACAAACGTGGCTATAATAGATAGCACGTAATGTTGTCCATGGACTGTCAATCTGTCCCCTGCCTGAGGTACCTAAATTCAATTTTCCTCTGGTCACTTGCTAAGGTTCAGCTTTGGGTCCATGGCTTTGAATAGTTCAGGCATAAAACCATACAAACTGCGCATTTTATACTTGggaaattttgaaacttttgtgCAAATTGCAGTTCAAGACTTCTCAAAGGGGAGAAAAACCAAGCCAAAATAACTAATGCATTTCAAAGTAAATATTCTTTTTTCGTGAAGAGTATTTTCTTCCTAAATCCTAAGAGTCACATTTTTATTATGCTTACTTTGGAAAGTGGATTTAGGCCTAACTTAATCCtatataaaatgagatttacaTCTATTTATATACCATAATTTGGTAATATCTTTTATTGATGTAGGATCTTCAATACATTCTCTTACGCTGAGGGTTGCTGAGGGCTGGATATATCGAGTGTGAGACTAGATATTTGTAGGTGGTCTAATAGATCAACAAACCTTGTTAGGATAGATTTGTACACATTTATGCACGTTAATTTGATTGAATCTGCAGTTGATGTGAAATCTCTAACACTTTtacgaaaataaatatattttgtgagCAAACTAACATGAGGGACAAATGCTAAGAAGAAATGAAGACAGATCATAAATATAGATTGCACTTTTGGGTTAGTCTACGTTAAGCCTAGGCTTAACTGTTAAATGGTCTGGGCTACACTTGGAGTCTGTTAATTAAAAGCTAGGCATGTTTGGCTAAGCCCACTAAGCATGCAGGTTGTCGAACTCCAGAATCCACTGTCATCATGGCAAGAAATATACTGGAAAGGAACCACAATTTTAACCAAATTGGACTACTTTTGTTAATGCTCAGTGTGGGGGACGTATCATCACTTCCACCTTCACATGACCTTTATGAAAATCTAGATACCTGAAGCTATGTAGTATTATTCCTTTGTTAGCCTTCTGCGGAACCTTATTTGTGCAACACCAGGGGACtcttaaattttatgaaaacttCCATTATGTGGAGCTTCGCCTTCTTATCTGAGGACATTTAATATGCAATATTTTCTTTCTGGGACTactttcaaaatttaacaattttttatttattattattattttttatttctattatcaCCAACATAATTTTGGTATATTGATATCAACATTAAGTTTTCTCACTTCACATGACTGTTTATCCCCAGGAAATACATTAAATTGTAACCATGCTGTAGTTATGGAGCTAATTCTTGACAGCCTAAGACACTGGTATGGACTActtatacaatattattttttaattctgaaTTGTGTCTTGATATGACTTGATTTCTTTCATGAAAATAGGAATTCATTGAATTCCAGCTTCTCCGTGTTTATTTGTATCCCATGGAATTAATACATTAgaattttagatttttagatTCTTTTTTACATGgcaatcaataaataaaactgGCATGTTTGCATGAGGATCTGGTAATGCATGactattgttattaattttttaaaaatgaaaggaaTCATCTTTTAGCATTGCAAGTGCTATCATTTACAAACTAACTTAAgtcataattttctttttagttcCTAATAAGCattgttgtgttttttaataataatttacgtTATTGTAGGGTCACCGAATATCACGTGGATGGATTTCGATTTGATCTTGCAAGTGTCCTTTGTCGAGGAATTGATGGCTCCCCCCTTAATGCCCCCCCGATTATTAGGGTAAATTAATGAATTCAGCTGTCATTTGGTATGGTGCTTACCAGTTAGTTCAGTCATTTgagatatatttaatttctgAAAATATTGCCAGACATGAGTTTGACATTCATGTCATTCATAATGCAACACTTTAGAAATTCTAGACCGTTTTAGTTTTTTGTTCCACTGTCTCTATTTGTGTCCATGAGTGTTTTTAGCTGGGTAATCTGAAGTGAGGTAATTACATATGCTTTCGGGGCCAATAGAACTAGACCTATATATTGTGTCAAACTAATGCATCCAAACTGAAAACAATCAGCTTGTTTTTGACATACGGAGTTCATACGACTTTCAGTAgtctaaagaaaaaaagatagtCCAAATTTTCTCACAGGATGTTAATGACATTTCAAGCAACTCATTACAGGACCGTGTGAGCAACTTAatgtaatatatgaaaatttgctTTACCTATTCACTATCTTGCCCTGGGATTGGTTAGAGGCATGCATACCATTAGTTATACAGATTAATAAGTAGTGGTGACATTAAGGTAGACAAAGGGGTTGAGGTAGAGTCAGGAGAAGTATTTCTaagattaaaaagtaaaaggtTTAGATGGCACATTTGATTAAACAGGAAGCAAGTAAAACTACATTTGATCAAACGGGAAGcaaataaaactatataaagTTGTGAAATGAACTGTTTTGCCAAATTGGCACACAGAAGGGAAAATTTGTTCCTGTTGCAGAATAGAGAAAGGAATTGATTTCAATAACACATGAGCTGAAAGCCTGAAATCAGTTAAATGAAGAACTTGTCCTACAAAATAGATAAAGGAATAAAATGAGAATAGTATTAAAATCTCCGGATCTTGAAGACCTTGGCACCAAGTTGAAATTTATGCCTTTCCTTATTAGAAATTAAAAGCCAAATAGAACTGACAAACTCAATAAGAAATTTAGGGACAATGAAAGCTTGGATTGGAGTTCATTTGGTTTTTGAATAGTTTTGGTTGATTTGGTTTTGCCAAACTTTATTAGTGTTAACCACACGTGCATTTTATAGACTTGAAGACAATAATTGAGTAGTGGTTTTGTCCCTCAAGAAGAAAATTgagaatttataaattttaatgtttcagtgaactaatttttatttacttttgcaGGCAATTGCTAAAGATGCAGTCTTATCAAGATGTAAAATTATTGCAGAGCCTTGGGATTGTGGAGGTCTTTATCTTGTTGGGAGTTTTCCAAATTGGGATCggtaatttttttgttattaatgtttCTAATCGTAAgcaaatattttatgaatagtCTTTGTTATAGTCCTGTACATCCGGAAGGTTTTAAACAGCGTATAGGTTACTAGCTTAATTCTTGATTTCAGTGTTTGCTATCATGAGtcagtcatttttttttctgcttgcAACCTTCCCACTTGCAACTTTCCCAGTAATCATTATGAGATTGCACCACAagtaatataacataaaatcaCCACTAAAGTTACTTTGGTGGTTCTAATTCTGCCGTTGAATTCCTCAAGGTTGTTGAACATGATATTGTTTGTAGCTTCTTAGCATGAAATGGTGACTCTATCATCACGTGATCTATATGTCTGTGCCAATGGTCACCATCCGAGATATTAACTTTGGTGCTGATAACATGATTTCCCGGACATAGTCTCTGCATAAGTACTGGAAATTATTTCTTCAGTGGAGAAGGTAATctattgttaaaaaagaaaacatgttccCTTCATTAATGGTTTATGTTTGATGCAGGTGGGCTGAATGGAATGGGAAATATCGTGATGATGTACGGAAATTTATTAAGGTAATTCTAATAGTAAAaagatacaaatttaaatagatCGAGATTGTCCAGTCTATCTTGATTTATGGCTTATTTGATTTGTTCCTTTGttgtttccttaaaaaaaatgtcctaGGGTGATTATGGTGTAAAGGGGAGCTTTGCTACTCGTGTTGCTGGGTCTTCTGATCTTTATAGAGTAAGCTACttatagatatttatttttgttaactttgtGGATTTGTATCATGTCAAAGACCAACTCCTTAAGTTGTTAAGTGGAGACCTAGGAATTACTTTAAGCTCTAACAAACAACTATTGAATTTAACTTTCTCGAGGTAAAATCTTAGATTAAACTACcgtaaattattttcaagacGCAACATTTTATGACAGGATGGGCCACAGACCCAAAATAAAGAAGATTTAgctgtaaaattatttataggaTTAGAATTGTTTGAATATGATGTATAATattcagtttatattttaattccCTCCTAAAGTTAGATGATGAGATTTGTAGGGTCATCATTTACCATGTGTCTAGAAAGGGAATTCACAATTTCAAACGAATTAAAATGCATTGAATTTGAATAGGTTTTAATTCAAATCTATTGAATTTTACTTGTTTGGAGAGAGTACATTAATTaccatgaaatacaaaaaaatattttaatattaaacagTATTTAatgattcaaaaatattatttggtgatattTTTCAACCAATGTTGGTCAAGGCTATGATCAGACAAAATAACTCGTTGTGTCAACCGAGAAATAACACTGGACTAAATCGGGAGAAAAATAATCCCaacaatgtaaaataaaaactcatgTCAGTGTCAATGGAAAAACTCTTGTCTAAAACAGTCCCAATGATAAGAAAAGCTATAAGTTACATAGGCTGAGAAAATAGTATTGCCAACAATCGACAGAATCATGGCTAAGCCCAAGCCGATGACACCTCAGTTGAGGTAAAGCTGATGATGCCCTGGCTTAGGTCAAGCTgatgaaaaaatatgaagagaaGAGGTGTAAATTTGAGAACTAAGTTtgtaaagaatttcaaattcgtACTTTTtttaggtggaatttgaaatttcaTGATTTTAAGTAATCAAAATGCTCTTAAGAATCTTCAGAATTTCagtttgtttaatattttttttattgaaacaacatattttgtcataaaatatttcaaattttccataaaaattcaaattaattatcctctaaaaattcattttccaaACACCCTATTAGTTATTAGTTTCTCTTAGGTTATGTAAGTATATTCCTACTTATCAATCatcaatgaaaaatatgaatCCACCCAAATGCACCATTCGtgccttttttattttatgtgtcCTACTGAGTTAGTGTATAGTGTATTGAAATAATGGTCTAAGATATAGTGTAGCTGGATTTGACCTTAATTTCATGAATTGTGCTATACTATGCTGCTGTATAAATAATTCTATAATGACGGCTTCCTTCCTTCATTTGTTCGTACAGGTGAACAGGCGAAGGCCATATCATAGTATTAACTTTGTTATTGCACACGATGGATTCACCTTGCGTGACCTTGTTTCATACAATTTGAAggtaattctttattttttttcttcaatttgtcATGATTCATCAAAACTATGTATATTCCTTGATTCTTGTTTTTTGTAGCACAATGAAGCCAATGGGGAAGGTGGAAATGATGGTAGCAATGATAACTTTAGTTGGAATTGTGGTTTCGAAGGTAGTTTTCAAATTGCAGTTCCTTGTCTActaaaactataatattttagtttgaaatgaTGATATCAATGTTTCTTTGTTGGGCCGAGATTgtaatattttccttttgctgaacttttttttaattgtatttgttTTGCAGGGGAAACTGACGATGCTAGTATAAGAGCTCTGCGATCACGGCAAATGAAAAACTTTCACTTGGCACTAATGATATCTCAGGTGCACATATAAaggggattttttttttcttttaacctattttttatatatacatgcagTTTAGATAGTTACACTATGTcttgattaattttcatttttaaagaaaacttgAAGACAGCAATATATGATTTTCATTTGTTTCGCATTATGCTATCACTGAAAGagaataatgatttaaaattttgtaatgaaTGACCAGGGTACACCAATGATGCTTATGGGAGATGAATATGGTCATACTCGCAATGGAAATAACAATAGTTATGGGCATGATACTgccataaataattttttgtgggATCAGGCAAGTTTATAACATCCCTCTATACCAATTAAGAAACTATTTCTGAACGGATTATCTTTTTGCTCGATAGTTGGATGCCCGGAAGAGTGATCACTTCAGGTTTTTCTCGAAGGTGATAAAGTACAGGCATGCACATGAAGTATTCAGCCATGAAAGTTTTCTCAGCAAGGTAAAATATCCTCTGCTTCATTATGCCGATGCACATGCTTCATTTTTAAAGCGGTAAACATTGATGCAAGCAGTTCTATTAGAAATAATACTCTTCCATTATGCTGATGcaacaactattttttttgcAGAATGACATAACATGGCATGAAGACAATTGGGATAATCATGACAGCAAATTTCTAGCATTCACGTAAGAATATATGTATATCTTTAATTGGGAAATGAGATAGATAAGTCATAGTGCttctttctaaaattttaattagtgaATGTCTATTTGTTCGCTATCAGACTTAACTGAGATGGACTTAACCGCACGTGCTCTCCTTTGTGTTTGTGAATGTGCATGCAGGCTTCATGCCAGGAGCGGGGCAGATATCTATTTGGCATTTAATGCTCATGATTACTTTATCAAAGCTCTGCTGCCCACACCTCCACAAACGAGGAAGTGGGTCCGTGTGGTAAGATTTTCCATTTTTGGGGCATATccaaaaatacattattttctcTTGCATACATAATTACAATGCATAGAGGAATATTATGGCAAACTCATCTCTTGCCCCAAATTCCCGGTACCTTTTGCTAGAAGAGGAAGTAAATTAACCTCCCCCCTTCAGAATCTGCAATCTGCTCAATCTGAATGACTGACTGAACGGAGACCATAATGATGGGTTACTGATTGCAagaatgatgactttattattattaaaagttaaaaatgggTTAAGCATATATTTCATCCCAATAAATATGGAATAGCTCGATTTTAGTCCTTCATTTTAAAGAGGTTGAATTTTGATGCTCTATTCTCAAAATTGTGATTATTCAAGTTTTAGTAATCAAAAACGGTCACAATATGTGAATTATTGATTACTGCAAGTTGTGTCGGATTTAGATCACCACAAAATTGTGAATTATGAAActttataatttagaaaaacaaatatcCTTAAAATAGAAAGGGAAAAGAACaatatttcaacaaaatttctttcaaaatactTCAATTCAAAGATTAAGTCACCACCATATGATGTATGACCTTACCCACAAAAGGATAAAGCTAGCACTTCTCCTTGACACCGAGCCACGCATCAACCTGCAGCATAATTTTGAACTAGTTGACAACCAGTTGCTTAAGTATGTGTCAAAACATTTATCAATTGACTGTGatgttactattattatattattatataaaagttatcaATTGGATGTATATGGTAAAGGAATTGTCAAAGCATCATTTCTCAGATATATGGCATTAGAGACAGCTGTTGAACTTTGGGTTGGGTGGACAAATGTTAGAAGTTGTATTGTGATGAAAACATGCCCAATCAAATACTGGATGTAAAATGTGAGTGTCGAAGCTCTAGGCTGAAAAGGGACAGGAACACATACACAAGGGTTGGAATTGGTATATTCACGATTTGATAGTTTCATGATGAAAGTTTGTCATAGGATGAAAATAATTCTGTTGGGGAATGGCCATTGGTATGAAAACAAATCACACGACTCTTGAGTCCTCATTTTCTCCCTATTTGCTTGATGAGGGTGCTTTTGTTGAGAAGAGTTACTTATAGGCTTATTAAGGTATAGACTAAATATTGATAGGTAAGTGAAGTCATCGAAGAAGAAAGAGTTATTACCTTCTCAGTGTCGATAAAGAGAAAGTTGTCGTAAAGAATCTTTAAAGGGATGAAAATGTAGGAGTCTCGCGTCAAGGAAGTGATGTTGAACTTAGATCTAGAGGTTTCTCCACCAAATAAACTAACATTTTGGTTTGAACTATTCTTTTATACTTAAGTCTTAACAACAAAGGAATAGACTCTGGAGCAAGAAAAAGTCCAAACGTAAGgattttttcatgaaaatatttaCCCAAAGTAAGAGTACAGAAAATCCTGTCGTACTTTTTTAAAGTTCAAAATCTTGAACGCATCAGCTTCTTCAGGCTTTAGCTTCGTAGTATTTAATGAGATTGTGTGTGTGTTTTCATTATTGCCGATTTGAAGTGTATTATTATAGGTTTTGATTTGATACCCTTTCTAATAAATCAGAGTGGCAAGTGCTGAAAATTTGTGACGCTTAGACACTTCTGGCTAAGATCAAGAAGAATTTAACATGATTATACGCATTAATAGTTGAGGAGCAACCTTGGCTCCCACCAGGGAAGAAGACAAAGGTGTGGGCACAATTTGTGAGTAAGGGCGTAGCCTAGCCTAGTCTAAAATTGGCAAGCATTACCCTCCCCCCAAAAAATCACACCCTCGCCCTGGATAATCTTGTTGGAAGTCAGTCTATGGTTTTGACTTGATCGAAAGAATACATCTATCAAAGTGTGATTGGATCCATGGTTgctaatttatatttcttccgaagagcaataatattttatttgttgcatGTCCACTTttaattcttcattattttttctatttaatttgaattatggACGCACACGCAGGTGGACACTAATCTGAAATCACCGGACGACTTTGTTCTTGATGGTGTCCACAGCATAGAAAACACGTATAATATAGCTCCATACTCCTCCATTCTTCTTGAGGCCAAGTTTGACTTTGTATTAAAAGGATAAGGGAAAAGCGGATCAGCTGCAGTTTAAGGGGAACAGAGGCGTATGAGGAAAATTTCACATCTTATCATTTCCGGAACGGCACAAGGCATGGAGTTAGGTATATTGTTTATATTGTAAATTTCGTTTGAATGGAATAAATGCCCTTTCTTTATAGAGTTGGAATAAATGTCAGTAATTGATATTTGAATCGTGTAACGTAATAactcttttaattgtttattatttttatgaaaaagaaatatcatAAGTCTCAAATTTCCATCTTAATATctttattcaatttcttttataactctcaagttaaaagtttaattttgttatttttcataaaaaatcatttaaaacgtcttttatattattttttttatacaaactttcatttttaattatttttttgaaccCAATAAATTTTCTAgtgatgaaagaaaagaaaaaggaattaaaaaatatatattcttaaaaattaatgtcAACACTTCATCGAATAGAGTCAAATACACATTGAGATGAGTTAGAATTGGACTTGAATATGTTAATTCAGACAGGGTTCCTCAAGTTTGGATTCATGTCCAACAATGTTACTTCAGGTCAAGTTTAAGTTGACATAGGTGGATGGAACCAAACAAGTTAGGTTGGATTTTAACCTTTCAATTAATGTTGTGAacattaaaagttaattaatgaataatttatcatataaaatatttaatgattaatttataatttaaaatttagtaatcgAAGTTCTAGTTCAAACTCACCTTCCTTCGTCTTAACCTAGAAGTGAACCGGAATTGATCCATGGACTATAATTAAATTGATAACTC
Encoded here:
- the LOC114162289 gene encoding isoamylase 3, chloroplastic isoform X3; amino-acid sequence: MYQFQEESSKVIESRPSWKTFPGKAFPLGVSEVDSGINFSIFSRHATAVTLCLVLPERGSIDTLSGGMIEMVLDPGLNRTGDIWHIYIEDLPRSNVLYGYRIDGPQDWGEGHRFDSSVVLVDPYAKLVEGRRYFGDISMKLSKFLGTYDFDSLPFDWGENYKPPNISEKDLVIYEMNVRAFTNDESSGLDSSIRGSYLGVIEKIPHLLELGINAVELLPVFEFDEFEFQRRPNPRDHMINTWGYSTINFFSPMSRYGSAGGGSVNASREFKEMVKALHSSGIEVILDVVYNHTNEADDANPYTTSFRGIDNKVYYMLDNNGRLLNFSGCGNTLNCNHAVVMELILDSLRHWVTEYHVDGFRFDLASVLCRGIDGSPLNAPPIIRAIAKDAVLSRCKIIAEPWDCGGLYLVGSFPNWDRWAEWNGKYRDDVRKFIKGDYGVKGSFATRVAGSSDLYRVNRRRPYHSINFVIAHDGFTLRDLVSYNLKHNEANGEGGNDGSNDNFSWNCGFEGETDDASIRALRSRQMKNFHLALMISQGTPMMLMGDEYGHTRNGNNNSYGHDTAINNFLWDQLDARKSDHFRFFSKVIKYRHAHEVFSHESFLSKNDITWHEDNWDNHDSKFLAFTLHARSGADIYLAFNAHDYFIKALLPTPPQTRKWVRVVDTNLKSPDDFVLDGVHSIENTYNIAPYSSILLEAKFDFVLKG
- the LOC114162289 gene encoding isoamylase 3, chloroplastic isoform X2 produces the protein MDRSKHRTPNAYGGRAQEGVLEEESSKVIESRPSWKTFPGKAFPLGVSEVDSGINFSIFSRHATAVTLCLVLPERGSIDTLSGGMIEMVLDPGLNRTGDIWHIYIEDLPRSNVLYGYRIDGPQDWGEGHRFDSSVVLVDPYAKLVEGRRYFGDISMKLSKFLGTYDFDSLPFDWGENYKPPNISEKDLVIYEMNVRAFTNDESSGLDSSIRGSYLGVIEKIPHLLELGINAVELLPVFEFDEFEFQRRPNPRDHMINTWGYSTINFFSPMSRYGSAGGGSVNASREFKEMVKALHSSGIEVILDVVYNHTNEADDANPYTTSFRGIDNKVYYMLDNNGRLLNFSGCGNTLNCNHAVVMELILDSLRHWVTEYHVDGFRFDLASVLCRGIDGSPLNAPPIIRAIAKDAVLSRCKIIAEPWDCGGLYLVGSFPNWDRWAEWNGKYRDDVRKFIKGDYGVKGSFATRVAGSSDLYRVNRRRPYHSINFVIAHDGFTLRDLVSYNLKHNEANGEGGNDGSNDNFSWNCGFEGETDDASIRALRSRQMKNFHLALMISQGTPMMLMGDEYGHTRNGNNNSYGHDTAINNFLWDQLDARKSDHFRFFSKVIKYRHAHEVFSHESFLSKNDITWHEDNWDNHDSKFLAFTLHARSGADIYLAFNAHDYFIKALLPTPPQTRKWVRVVDTNLKSPDDFVLDGVHSIENTYNIAPYSSILLEAKFDFVLKG